From one Thalassospira lucentensis genomic stretch:
- a CDS encoding transporter substrate-binding domain-containing protein: MGLRMMRWRKYRAVSGLIGLVALPFMATVANADAPGILTWAVPPFAPAFISEDGKLTGYASDTQNWFAARLDDYQHEIMEVPLARLLAEMRNGAADDHPGHIRCSTTLIPTDERREYISFAKTILLHLPISVVIRAEDEANFQPFLDEEGHIQLGQLMANGDMTTALRIGRSYGTLIDNYVERYRNAPQIMPVADDSKLLKLLELGRIDWTFYFPSEAEFYRREIAPNQMIKSLPIRGNTNLLEATIGCAKTPAGQQAISRINQIVDTNPDMPWTNFYAAWLSPQDREWFVAARAHYIDPKQFEALLTPRK, from the coding sequence ATGGGATTGCGGATGATGCGTTGGCGCAAATATCGCGCCGTATCCGGTCTGATCGGACTTGTCGCGCTGCCCTTCATGGCAACGGTCGCTAACGCTGATGCCCCGGGCATCCTGACCTGGGCTGTCCCGCCTTTCGCTCCAGCCTTCATTTCCGAAGATGGAAAACTTACCGGTTATGCCTCCGATACCCAGAACTGGTTTGCCGCGCGGCTTGACGATTATCAGCACGAAATCATGGAAGTTCCTCTGGCGCGGCTTCTGGCGGAAATGCGCAACGGGGCGGCCGATGACCATCCCGGTCATATCCGTTGCAGTACGACCCTGATCCCGACCGACGAACGGCGCGAATATATCAGCTTTGCCAAGACCATTCTGCTGCATCTGCCGATTTCCGTCGTCATCCGCGCGGAGGACGAGGCAAATTTCCAACCCTTCCTTGACGAAGAAGGACATATCCAGCTTGGCCAATTGATGGCGAACGGGGATATGACCACCGCCCTTCGGATCGGGCGATCTTACGGGACACTGATTGACAATTATGTCGAAAGATATCGCAACGCCCCGCAAATCATGCCGGTGGCCGACGATAGCAAGCTTTTGAAACTTCTTGAACTGGGCCGGATCGACTGGACATTCTATTTCCCGTCCGAAGCGGAATTTTACCGGCGGGAAATCGCGCCCAACCAGATGATCAAATCATTGCCGATCCGTGGCAATACCAACCTGCTTGAAGCGACCATAGGCTGTGCGAAAACACCGGCTGGCCAACAGGCGATTTCCCGGATCAACCAGATTGTCGATACCAATCCCGACATGCCATGGACCAACTTTTATGCTGCTTGGCTTTCCCCTCAGGATCGCGAATGGTTTGTGGCGGCACGGGCGCATTATATCGACCCCAAACAGTTCGAAGCACTTCTGACGCCAAGAAAATAA
- a CDS encoding substrate-binding periplasmic protein, whose protein sequence is MTFDRRPPWPVAILSVTAARLVAIVFVLCGLSEWKQSPAYAQTVDIVTTPFPPYVVVSEDSNYVSGPAVDVVRQICNDANIECRITAQPWARAFAAAQAQPDTLIFSIARRPDREGLFRWVGTVSPYHVRLFSLRGSDVPVGTNWDALKTFRITGQLKDVKAEFLQNQGFDVDFVPSAEATLRLLYAGRVDLVAGDALSLPYRAGSLQYNVDLLQVSAEIPELSSELYLAASRSTDPNIVTRLENALGELKKSGVYQKIWAQSLPEGVPSN, encoded by the coding sequence ATGACCTTTGACAGACGTCCGCCATGGCCCGTTGCCATTTTATCCGTTACGGCCGCTCGTCTTGTGGCGATAGTGTTTGTCTTGTGCGGGCTTTCGGAATGGAAGCAAAGCCCCGCTTATGCGCAAACTGTCGATATCGTGACAACGCCGTTCCCACCCTATGTTGTTGTCAGCGAAGACAGCAATTATGTCTCTGGCCCTGCAGTCGATGTTGTACGCCAGATCTGCAATGACGCGAATATAGAATGCCGGATTACTGCGCAACCTTGGGCACGCGCCTTTGCCGCAGCACAGGCCCAGCCCGATACCCTGATTTTCAGTATCGCCCGTCGTCCGGATCGGGAAGGCCTGTTTCGATGGGTTGGCACGGTTTCTCCGTATCATGTAAGACTATTTTCACTGCGCGGTAGCGACGTGCCGGTGGGAACCAATTGGGACGCCTTGAAAACCTTCCGGATTACCGGTCAACTTAAGGACGTCAAGGCAGAGTTCCTGCAAAATCAGGGTTTTGACGTTGATTTCGTCCCTTCGGCCGAGGCGACCCTGCGGCTTCTTTATGCCGGTCGGGTTGATCTGGTGGCGGGGGATGCGCTTTCGCTGCCTTACCGGGCTGGAAGCCTTCAATACAATGTCGATCTTTTACAGGTCTCAGCCGAAATACCCGAACTTTCCAGCGAGCTTTATCTTGCCGCCAGCCGGTCAACCGATCCGAACATCGTTACCCGATTGGAAAATGCTTTGGGTGAGTTGAAAAAAAGCGGTGTTTATCAAAAGATATGGGCGCAATCCCTGCCCGAAGGTGTTCCTTCGAACTGA
- a CDS encoding efflux RND transporter permease subunit, whose amino-acid sequence MSLIDIALDRSRTVILTLILLLVTGWVGYNAIPKEADPDVQIPVLYVSMHHDGISPEDAERLLLRPMEQELRTIEGVKEMTSQSYQDGASVTLEFYSDVDIDDALADVRERVDIAKSELPDETDDPEVHEVNLSLFPVLVVTLAGEVPERTLLRLARDLKDDIEGIPAVLEANLAGDREELVEFVIDPMKVEAYRLNGVDIVSLVRNSNALVAAGAIDTGSGRFNIKVPGLFETVNDILDMPLVVDGDSVIRFRDIGEVRRTFKDAESFARLNGQSAIAIEVSKRVGENIIDVIDNIKSVTADAAQSFPPNVTVSYSQDKSSDIRTMLTDLQNSVILAILLVMVVVIWSLGWRSGLLVGLAIPGSFLTAILILWALGMTVNIVVLFSLILAVGMLVDGAIVVTEYADRKMLDGLPRKQAYPLAAKRMAMPIIASTATTLAAFLPLAFWPDIVGEFMKFLPITVLFTLSASLVMALIFVPTVGAWFGKPGSASSEALDAVAAGRMDRLRDLKGGTGFYVRLLKGSLRLHWLVVPMAFVILIGVWAAFGVFGRGVEFFPAVEPEVAAVQVRARGNMSYYEQDTLLKEVEDRILGLDAKHEGEHWFDTVYARSGRSASSGGNDTPEDVIGVIQLEYADWQSRPKATEIEHRILEETADLAGLQIEIRAAEAGPPQGKDVQIQLRSLYPDALDETATMLMTGLQEMGGLYNFEDGKSPPGIDWEYTVDRAQALKFGADITQIGNVIKLVTNGINFSTYRPDDSTEEIDIVGRYPAEHRSLEELQSLQIVTDKGLVPLANFVKRTAKPKTGTLSRVDSRRALTVKADVAEGILVDTKVQEVKEWMKTLDIDPRVSVEFKGQDEEQQKSADFLKNAFSVALFIMFVILVTQFNSISSSLLIMIAIVMSTAGVFLGLMITGQAFSIVMNGIGVVALAGIVVNNNIVLIDTFDRLKHSADSIETAILQTGAQRLRPVMLTTVTTILGLVPMVLQINIDFAERSMSIGAPSTQWWVQLSTSIAFGLAFATVLTLVFTPCALMMRHKAGIGWRKLKARIAEKFGRDSTPQSADHGA is encoded by the coding sequence ATGTCCCTCATTGATATTGCGCTTGACCGTTCGCGCACCGTTATCCTGACCCTGATCCTGCTTTTGGTGACCGGTTGGGTGGGGTACAACGCGATCCCCAAAGAAGCCGACCCGGATGTGCAGATTCCGGTCCTTTATGTGTCGATGCATCATGACGGTATTTCGCCCGAAGATGCCGAACGGCTTTTGCTGCGTCCAATGGAACAGGAACTTCGCACCATCGAGGGTGTGAAGGAAATGACGTCGCAATCCTATCAGGATGGCGCATCGGTCACGCTTGAATTCTATTCAGATGTCGATATTGACGACGCGCTTGCCGATGTGCGTGAACGGGTCGACATTGCCAAATCCGAACTGCCCGACGAAACTGACGACCCCGAAGTTCACGAGGTCAACCTGTCGCTGTTCCCGGTTCTGGTCGTGACACTTGCCGGTGAAGTGCCCGAACGTACCCTGTTGCGTCTGGCGCGCGACCTTAAAGATGACATCGAAGGCATCCCAGCGGTCCTTGAAGCCAACCTTGCCGGTGACCGCGAGGAACTGGTCGAATTTGTCATCGACCCGATGAAGGTCGAGGCCTATCGCCTGAACGGTGTCGATATCGTTTCGCTGGTCCGCAATTCAAATGCGCTGGTGGCGGCCGGTGCCATCGATACGGGATCGGGCCGTTTCAACATCAAGGTTCCCGGCCTGTTTGAGACGGTCAATGATATCCTTGATATGCCGCTGGTCGTCGACGGGGATTCCGTCATCCGGTTCCGCGATATCGGCGAAGTCCGCAGGACTTTCAAGGATGCCGAAAGCTTTGCCCGTCTGAACGGCCAGTCGGCCATCGCAATCGAGGTTTCCAAACGTGTCGGCGAAAACATCATTGATGTGATCGACAACATCAAATCTGTTACCGCCGACGCCGCCCAATCCTTCCCGCCCAACGTCACCGTCAGCTATTCGCAGGATAAATCATCAGATATCCGCACCATGCTGACCGACCTTCAGAACAGTGTGATTCTTGCGATCCTGCTGGTGATGGTGGTGGTGATCTGGTCGCTGGGCTGGCGGTCGGGACTTTTGGTAGGGCTTGCCATTCCGGGGTCGTTCCTGACGGCTATCCTGATCCTTTGGGCTCTGGGCATGACGGTTAATATCGTCGTTCTGTTCAGTCTGATCCTTGCGGTCGGGATGCTGGTGGATGGTGCAATTGTTGTAACCGAATATGCTGATCGCAAGATGCTGGACGGATTGCCGCGCAAGCAGGCCTATCCGTTGGCGGCCAAACGCATGGCGATGCCGATCATTGCATCCACGGCAACGACGCTTGCGGCCTTCCTGCCACTGGCATTCTGGCCCGATATCGTCGGCGAGTTCATGAAATTCCTGCCGATCACGGTTCTGTTTACCCTGTCGGCATCGCTGGTTATGGCCCTGATCTTTGTGCCGACGGTGGGCGCATGGTTTGGCAAGCCCGGTTCAGCATCAAGCGAGGCACTGGACGCGGTTGCCGCAGGCCGGATGGATCGTTTGCGCGACCTTAAGGGTGGGACAGGTTTTTATGTCCGGCTGCTTAAAGGTTCATTGCGGTTGCATTGGCTGGTTGTACCGATGGCATTTGTCATCCTGATCGGTGTGTGGGCGGCATTTGGGGTATTTGGTCGCGGGGTGGAGTTTTTCCCCGCGGTCGAGCCCGAGGTCGCCGCCGTTCAGGTACGTGCACGCGGCAATATGTCCTACTATGAACAGGATACGTTGCTCAAAGAAGTCGAGGACCGCATTCTGGGCCTTGATGCCAAGCACGAAGGCGAACACTGGTTTGATACGGTCTATGCCCGCTCGGGCCGCAGTGCAAGCAGCGGCGGCAATGATACCCCCGAAGACGTGATCGGTGTCATCCAGCTTGAATATGCCGACTGGCAATCGCGCCCGAAAGCGACCGAGATTGAACATCGCATCCTTGAAGAAACGGCCGATCTCGCCGGATTACAGATCGAAATTCGCGCCGCCGAAGCAGGCCCGCCACAAGGCAAGGATGTCCAGATCCAGTTGCGCTCGCTTTATCCCGACGCGCTGGATGAAACCGCAACCATGCTGATGACCGGATTGCAGGAAATGGGCGGTCTTTACAATTTCGAAGACGGCAAATCGCCCCCGGGCATTGACTGGGAATATACTGTCGACCGTGCACAGGCTTTGAAATTTGGGGCGGATATCACCCAGATCGGCAATGTGATCAAACTGGTCACCAACGGCATCAATTTTTCGACCTATCGTCCGGATGATTCAACCGAGGAAATTGACATTGTCGGGCGTTATCCGGCTGAACACAGATCGCTTGAAGAACTGCAAAGTCTTCAGATCGTGACCGACAAGGGTCTGGTACCACTGGCGAATTTCGTCAAACGTACGGCGAAGCCCAAAACCGGGACATTGTCACGCGTTGACAGCCGCCGTGCCCTGACGGTGAAGGCCGACGTTGCCGAAGGCATTCTGGTCGACACCAAGGTCCAGGAGGTCAAGGAATGGATGAAAACCCTTGATATCGATCCGCGGGTTTCGGTCGAATTCAAGGGGCAGGATGAAGAACAGCAAAAATCTGCAGACTTCCTGAAAAACGCTTTTTCGGTCGCTCTGTTCATCATGTTCGTCATTCTGGTAACCCAGTTCAACAGCATATCCAGTTCGCTTCTGATCATGATCGCGATTGTGATGTCAACAGCCGGTGTGTTCCTTGGCTTGATGATCACCGGACAGGCGTTTTCAATTGTCATGAACGGGATCGGGGTCGTGGCACTAGCCGGCATTGTGGTAAACAACAACATCGTTCTGATCGATACGTTTGATCGGCTCAAACACAGTGCCGACAGTATCGAAACCGCGATCCTGCAAACCGGAGCACAGCGTTTGCGTCCTGTGATGCTGACCACTGTTACCACGATCCTTGGTCTGGTACCGATGGTGTTGCAGATCAACATCGACTTTGCCGAACGTTCAATGTCGATCGGTGCGCCCTCTACTCAATGGTGGGTCCAGCTTTCGACATCCATTGCGTTTGGTCTGGCATTTGCCACCGTCCTGACCCTGGTCTTTACCCCCTGTGCGCTGATGATGCGTCACAAGGCGGGGATCGGCTGGCGGAAACTGAAAGCACGAATAGCAGAAAAATTTGGCCGGGATAGTACACCGCAATCGGCCGATCACGGGGCGTAA
- a CDS encoding efflux RND transporter periplasmic adaptor subunit, whose translation MNASRLVAIVLALGAVLWVGSGLLAGDEPAETAETSASGMDENAAPIPTESPSAGHAPRAAVRVRTSEAVEHVDMLRISGRTEAVVSVEIRAQIDATVEQIGAVKGQRVKKGDLLVKLAVEDRLARVEKARALVAQRELENSAAKSLAEKNYRSKTGVAETKALLEEARADLKLAQIELTHTEIHAPFDGVVEDRPAEIGDLLSIGDPVATLIQADPMLVVAHVPEHSIGDIQNGQLAHITLFDGREADGVVRYVSRVSDNSTRTYRVEVEIENTDLSIPDGMTSELQIPIGTKMAHRVVPSVLTLNDEGQVGVRGIVDEDKVAFYPVQLQGGNRDGIWIGGLPEKIDLIVVGHDWVKEGATVDVSRLEADNGSEGTQDMAAAPKETVAR comes from the coding sequence ATGAATGCTTCACGCCTTGTCGCCATCGTACTTGCCCTTGGGGCTGTACTTTGGGTTGGATCGGGATTACTGGCCGGGGACGAACCGGCCGAGACGGCGGAAACTTCCGCATCCGGCATGGACGAAAATGCCGCCCCGATTCCGACGGAATCACCATCAGCCGGGCACGCCCCACGTGCCGCCGTCCGCGTCAGAACCAGCGAAGCCGTCGAACATGTCGATATGCTGCGTATTTCGGGACGCACCGAAGCCGTTGTGTCGGTTGAAATCCGTGCCCAGATCGATGCAACCGTCGAACAGATCGGCGCGGTCAAGGGACAACGGGTGAAGAAAGGAGACCTTCTGGTCAAGTTGGCGGTTGAAGATCGTTTGGCCCGTGTTGAAAAGGCGCGCGCCCTTGTGGCCCAGCGCGAACTTGAAAACAGTGCCGCCAAAAGCCTTGCAGAAAAGAATTACCGTTCGAAAACCGGCGTTGCGGAAACCAAGGCGCTTCTGGAAGAGGCACGCGCGGATTTGAAACTCGCACAGATCGAACTGACCCATACCGAAATCCATGCCCCGTTCGACGGTGTCGTTGAAGACCGCCCGGCGGAAATCGGTGATCTTCTGTCGATTGGCGATCCGGTCGCGACCCTGATCCAGGCGGACCCGATGCTGGTAGTTGCCCATGTCCCCGAACATTCGATTGGCGATATCCAGAACGGACAGCTCGCGCATATCACGCTGTTTGATGGTCGCGAGGCCGATGGCGTTGTGCGGTATGTTTCCCGCGTTTCAGACAATTCAACCCGGACCTATCGGGTCGAGGTCGAAATCGAGAACACCGATCTGAGCATCCCTGACGGCATGACCTCGGAATTGCAAATCCCGATTGGCACCAAGATGGCCCATCGTGTTGTCCCGTCGGTTTTGACACTCAATGACGAAGGCCAGGTCGGCGTGCGCGGAATTGTCGATGAGGACAAGGTTGCGTTTTATCCGGTGCAGCTTCAGGGCGGGAACCGTGACGGTATCTGGATCGGCGGATTGCCAGAAAAGATCGACCTGATCGTTGTCGGCCATGACTGGGTCAAGGAGGGTGCGACTGTCGATGTCAGCCGCCTTGAGGCAGACAATGGGTCCGAAGGGACGCAGGACATGGCAGCAGCCCCCAAGGAAACGGTCGCGCGATAA
- a CDS encoding PadR family transcriptional regulator, with protein sequence MDTGQNMDVRTLCLGALMGGEATGYEIRKMFEDGTFSHFQIASLGSIYPALTKLTQDGMVTFVEREQENRPDKKVYQLTSEGRRTFLRTLLQTRPGEDRYRSDILFMLTFAEELPIELTEALIDEFAARHEMMKIDIDPDNPQKDECPLAHGRDEDGQPTPGCRFVAGLGQAMCEATLNFIRQNKAGLIEELRTRKDKKA encoded by the coding sequence ATGGATACCGGACAGAATATGGATGTACGCACTTTGTGCCTTGGCGCCCTGATGGGTGGTGAAGCAACCGGATACGAGATTCGCAAAATGTTTGAAGATGGTACTTTCAGCCATTTTCAGATCGCGTCTCTTGGTTCGATCTATCCGGCCCTGACCAAGCTGACGCAGGACGGCATGGTAACCTTTGTCGAACGCGAACAGGAAAATCGCCCCGACAAAAAGGTTTACCAGCTGACCAGTGAAGGCCGCCGGACATTCCTGCGGACACTTTTGCAGACCCGTCCGGGCGAGGATCGTTACCGGTCCGACATCCTGTTCATGCTGACCTTTGCCGAGGAATTGCCGATCGAGCTGACCGAGGCCCTGATCGATGAATTCGCCGCCCGTCACGAAATGATGAAAATCGATATCGATCCGGACAATCCGCAAAAGGATGAATGTCCGCTTGCCCATGGTCGCGATGAAGACGGCCAACCAACCCCCGGGTGCCGCTTTGTCGCCGGACTTGGACAGGCGATGTGCGAAGCGACCCTTAACTTCATCCGCCAGAACAAGGCAGGTCTGATCGAGGAATTGCGAACTCGCAAAGACAAGAAAGCCTGA
- a CDS encoding helix-turn-helix domain-containing protein, whose protein sequence is MNDIYDYLDLIVAVAGIAQAAFLCLLLRSEGARAFRANRWMMLFLTSVAFNLFEDVAEVFFSPQSYQVVEMIFIPANFLIAPAVYLYFREVSGVPSRQPWVHFVLAGVVLNLMAWSITNGMPISDNFQHSFTVPAAISSFCWFAIFAQAGTYVLLIWKVAHRYFRQAQEQLGADRNAMRRWMAVILGGVSLIFLTALMGKIAAFFYVEDLAMSGTGVAFLLLLFALSYEIATQPVLFVMPDWPGDGEVDEEDLTEPVHGSESNAVSAAVPSAPSLPGSEVEPITRPLLDDDGVALARRRLDEIRKRGDLLLDPLVSLPKLARAIGVSPNQLSYVLNHHIGQNFFDYVNGARIEEARAVLIAEPDRTILDVALSVGFNSKSTFNLAFKKLTGDTPSAVRANARAVAESQASGVTPDGADGQGRTSDAAQ, encoded by the coding sequence ATGAACGACATATATGACTATCTTGATCTGATTGTGGCTGTAGCTGGCATCGCGCAGGCAGCATTCCTTTGCCTGCTGTTGCGTTCCGAGGGTGCGCGCGCGTTCCGCGCCAATCGCTGGATGATGCTTTTCCTGACGTCCGTGGCGTTCAACCTGTTCGAAGATGTCGCCGAGGTCTTCTTTTCCCCGCAGAGCTATCAGGTTGTCGAAATGATATTCATTCCGGCAAATTTCCTGATTGCCCCGGCTGTTTATCTTTACTTCCGCGAAGTTTCGGGCGTCCCGTCACGTCAGCCTTGGGTACATTTTGTGTTGGCAGGTGTGGTTCTGAACCTCATGGCATGGTCGATCACCAATGGCATGCCCATTTCTGATAATTTCCAACATAGTTTTACTGTTCCTGCCGCCATCAGCAGTTTTTGCTGGTTTGCAATTTTCGCGCAGGCGGGGACTTATGTTTTGCTGATCTGGAAGGTGGCGCATCGGTATTTTCGTCAGGCACAGGAACAGCTCGGAGCGGATCGCAACGCGATGCGCCGCTGGATGGCGGTTATTCTCGGTGGTGTCAGCCTGATCTTCCTGACGGCCCTTATGGGTAAGATTGCGGCATTTTTCTATGTTGAAGACCTGGCGATGTCGGGAACCGGGGTGGCATTTTTGCTACTGCTGTTCGCGCTTAGCTATGAGATTGCGACCCAGCCAGTTTTGTTTGTCATGCCCGATTGGCCGGGCGACGGTGAGGTGGATGAAGAGGACCTGACCGAACCAGTACACGGCTCGGAAAGCAATGCTGTTTCTGCGGCGGTTCCTTCTGCGCCTTCTCTGCCGGGTTCCGAGGTGGAACCGATTACACGGCCGTTGCTTGACGATGACGGCGTGGCATTGGCGCGAAGGCGGCTTGATGAGATTCGCAAGCGCGGAGATCTGCTGTTGGACCCGCTGGTTTCGCTTCCGAAGCTTGCCCGTGCCATCGGGGTTTCACCCAATCAGTTATCCTATGTTTTGAATCATCATATCGGGCAGAATTTCTTTGATTATGTCAATGGTGCGAGGATCGAGGAAGCCCGTGCAGTACTGATTGCCGAGCCGGACCGCACCATCCTGGATGTGGCGCTAAGTGTCGGTTTCAATTCGAAATCGACCTTTAATCTGGCGTTTAAAAAGCTGACCGGGGATACGCCAAGTGCGGTGCGGGCGAACGCGCGGGCCGTCGCAGAATCGCAAGCGTCCGGAGTGACACCGGACGGGGCGGATGGGCAGGGCCGGACGTCGGACGCAGCGCAATAG
- a CDS encoding isoprenylcysteine carboxylmethyltransferase family protein produces MIQPKNHFKPSHNASSKPGENNDRNTVVRDGNVINAAERHDDGLRNVQRIRKRTLRIGGLMMLLLVTLAQASWQRTTNIHDVIEATGIIAIMICIVGRGWCALYIGGRKKTELVMTGPYSLCRNPLYLFSITGAFGAGAQSGSLVIAGLFAIVCWIVLREVTLREEAVLKQSFGPRYYRYLITVPRFRPATFRWRDESPLVCQPPVFLRTIRDGCWFLIAGPLLEGVKVMQEQGWITPLVYLP; encoded by the coding sequence ATGATCCAACCAAAAAACCATTTCAAGCCCAGCCATAATGCCAGTAGCAAACCCGGCGAAAACAATGACCGAAACACGGTCGTTCGAGACGGCAACGTCATAAACGCCGCTGAGCGCCATGATGATGGTCTTCGGAATGTGCAGCGTATCCGCAAGCGAACCTTGCGGATCGGCGGTCTGATGATGCTTCTTTTGGTGACGCTCGCACAGGCAAGCTGGCAACGCACGACAAACATCCATGATGTGATCGAGGCGACCGGGATTATCGCCATCATGATCTGCATCGTTGGGCGTGGCTGGTGCGCGCTTTATATCGGCGGGCGCAAAAAGACCGAACTTGTGATGACGGGCCCTTATTCCCTGTGCCGCAATCCGCTTTATCTGTTTTCGATCACCGGTGCATTCGGCGCAGGGGCGCAAAGCGGTAGCCTTGTGATTGCCGGACTGTTTGCCATTGTCTGCTGGATTGTCCTGCGCGAGGTAACCCTGCGCGAGGAGGCGGTGTTAAAGCAGAGTTTCGGCCCGCGATATTACCGTTACCTGATTACGGTGCCACGATTTCGCCCGGCAACTTTCCGATGGCGCGATGAAAGTCCGCTGGTCTGTCAGCCACCCGTTTTCCTGCGCACCATTCGCGATGGCTGCTGGTTCCTGATCGCCGGGCCGCTGCTGGAGGGGGTAAAAGTCATGCAGGAACAGGGCTGGATCACGCCGCTGGTGTATTTACCCTAA
- the queE gene encoding 7-carboxy-7-deazaguanine synthase QueE yields the protein MSGTELAPELGTELASDKIRISEIFGPTVQGEGALIGMPTVFVRTGGCDFRCSWCDTLYAVDPAFRADWKPNTAAEVMDRVRTLSGGKPILVTLSGGNPAIQPLGGLIALGKRNGFTFAIETQGSIARDWFADLDYLTLSPKPPSSSTDFDPRALAACINAARANGVLDGPAITLKFPVRDDADLMFADHVRRLHPDIPVCLQPVNTTPAEPHPDGANGVDIAGLTERYRWLVDQVSERGWFNIRVLPQWHVHVWGNLRGV from the coding sequence ATGAGCGGGACGGAACTTGCGCCAGAGCTTGGAACAGAGCTGGCATCCGATAAAATCCGCATATCGGAAATTTTCGGACCGACCGTGCAGGGCGAAGGGGCGCTGATCGGCATGCCGACAGTGTTTGTCCGCACCGGGGGATGCGATTTTCGCTGTTCATGGTGCGATACGCTTTATGCCGTCGATCCGGCCTTTCGCGCCGACTGGAAACCGAATACGGCGGCTGAGGTCATGGATCGCGTCCGCACCCTTTCGGGTGGCAAGCCGATCCTTGTGACCCTTTCGGGTGGCAACCCGGCGATCCAGCCGTTGGGCGGGTTGATTGCGCTTGGCAAACGCAATGGCTTTACCTTTGCCATCGAAACCCAGGGCAGCATCGCGCGTGACTGGTTTGCCGATCTTGATTACCTGACGCTAAGCCCCAAACCACCAAGCAGCAGTACTGATTTCGACCCGCGCGCCCTTGCCGCCTGCATTAATGCTGCGCGCGCCAATGGCGTGCTTGACGGTCCGGCGATCACTCTTAAATTCCCGGTCCGCGATGATGCCGATCTGATGTTTGCCGACCATGTCCGTAGACTGCATCCCGATATCCCGGTCTGCCTGCAACCGGTCAATACCACCCCTGCCGAGCCACATCCGGACGGGGCGAATGGCGTTGATATTGCGGGACTGACGGAACGCTATCGCTGGCTGGTGGATCAGGTATCAGAACGCGGCTGGTTTAACATTCGTGTCCTGCCGCAATGGCACGTCCATGTCTGGGGCAACCTGCGCGGGGTGTGA
- the queD gene encoding 6-carboxytetrahydropterin synthase QueD: protein MMFTITKQFAFSASHQLAGLDADHPCSRLHGHNYIVEVELRGAELDARGFVRDYRELGPLKKMIDDEFDHRHLNEVLGHDHATAERLALFFYEWAHDRWPEVSAVRVSETPKTWAEYRP from the coding sequence ATGATGTTTACCATCACCAAACAATTCGCCTTTTCCGCCAGCCATCAACTGGCCGGGCTTGATGCCGATCATCCCTGTTCGCGCCTGCACGGGCATAATTACATTGTCGAAGTCGAGCTTCGCGGTGCGGAGCTTGATGCGCGGGGGTTCGTGCGCGACTACCGCGAACTGGGCCCGCTCAAGAAAATGATTGATGACGAATTTGATCACCGCCACCTCAACGAGGTCCTTGGCCACGATCATGCCACCGCCGAACGGCTTGCCCTTTTCTTTTACGAATGGGCGCATGACCGCTGGCCTGAAGTCAGTGCAGTGCGGGTTTCCGAAACCCCGAAAACATGGGCGGAATACCGACCATGA
- the queC gene encoding 7-cyano-7-deazaguanine synthase QueC: MKTIVVCSGGLDSVTLAHKVAAEHKLHSLISFNYGQRHKKELDYAARAARDLGVKHHIVDLTPVGALLTGSSLTSDDIDVPDGHYAEETMRITVVPNRNAIMLAVAFGAAASAGADAVAAAVHGGDHFIYPDCRPDFIKSFQTMQNHALEGVRDVSLYTPFLHGSKADIAAEAGRLGVPIDRTWSCYKGGETHCGRCGTCVERREALELARVPDPTVYVDRDYWKQARAEHMARSLGAEAEVQPSGD; this comes from the coding sequence ATGAAGACGATTGTCGTCTGCTCTGGCGGGCTGGATTCCGTCACGCTGGCCCATAAGGTTGCGGCCGAGCATAAACTGCATTCCCTGATTTCGTTCAATTATGGCCAGCGCCATAAAAAGGAACTTGATTACGCCGCGCGTGCCGCACGCGATCTTGGCGTCAAACATCACATTGTTGATCTGACACCGGTTGGCGCACTCCTGACCGGGTCGTCATTGACATCTGATGATATCGATGTGCCCGATGGCCATTATGCCGAAGAAACCATGCGCATCACCGTTGTGCCCAACCGCAATGCCATCATGCTTGCGGTTGCGTTCGGGGCTGCGGCGTCGGCCGGGGCGGATGCAGTAGCAGCGGCCGTTCATGGCGGGGATCATTTCATCTATCCCGATTGCCGTCCCGATTTCATCAAATCGTTCCAGACGATGCAGAACCACGCCCTTGAGGGTGTGCGCGACGTGTCGCTTTATACCCCGTTCCTCCACGGATCAAAGGCCGATATCGCCGCCGAAGCCGGGCGTCTTGGCGTTCCGATTGATCGCACATGGTCCTGTTACAAGGGTGGTGAAACCCATTGCGGGCGATGCGGCACCTGTGTCGAGCGGCGCGAGGCGCTTGAGCTTGCCCGTGTGCCCGATCCGACGGTTTATGTCGATCGCGATTACTGGAAACAGGCAAGGGCGGAGCATATGGCGCGCAGCCTTGGAGCAGAGGCGGAAGTGCAACCTTCCGGGGACTAA